In Apteryx mantelli isolate bAptMan1 chromosome 16, bAptMan1.hap1, whole genome shotgun sequence, a single genomic region encodes these proteins:
- the UBFD1 gene encoding ubiquitin domain-containing protein UBFD1 isoform X1, which translates to MAAAASPSADGAEEPGMEAEELPLGCGGGGEGGAAAGRPPEAEERPDLSQASVSNGSDSESGKELVELKVIWNKNKYDVKFRLDSTGADLKQKIHSLTGLPPAMQKVMFKGLLPEEKTLREIKVTNGAKIMVVGSTINDVLAVNTPKEAAQQEVKAEENKKEPLCRQKQHRKVLDKGKPDDVMPSVKGVQERLPTVPLSGMYNKSGGKVRLTFKLEQDQLWIGTKERTEKLPMGSIKNVVSEPIEGHEDYHMMAFQLGPTEASYYWVYWVPTQYVDAIKDTVLGKWQYF; encoded by the exons ATGGCTGCCGCCGCCTCTCCCTCCGCCGATG GTGCCGAGGAGCCGGGCATGGAGGCGGAGGAGCTGCCgctgggctgcggcggcggcggggagggcggcgcggcggcggggcggcctccGGAGGCGGAGGAGCGGCCGGACCTCTCGCAGGCGTCTGTCAGCAACGGCAGCGACTCGGAGAGCGGGAAGGAGCTGGTGGAGCTAAAGGTCATCTGGAACAAGAACAAGTACGACGTGAAGTTCCGCCTGGACAGTACCGGGGCCGACCTGAAACAGAAGATCCACTCGCTCACAG GCCTTCCACCTGCTATGCAGAAAGTTATGTTCAAGGGACTTCTACCAGAGGAGAAAACGTTACGAGAGATCAAAGTGACAAATGGTGCAAAGATAATGGTTGTTGGATCTACTATCAATGATGTTTTAGCAGTAAATACACCCAAAGAAGCTGCTCAACAGGAGGTCAaggctgaagaaaataaaaaggagccCCTTTGCAGACAAAAG CAACACAGAAAAGTATTGGATAAAGGCAAACCCGATGATGTGATGCCTTCTGTTAAAGGTGTTCAG GAGCGCCTGCCAACAGTGCCATTATCTGGCATGTACAACAAGTCAGGGGGGAAAGTAAGATTGACCTTTAAACTTGAGCAAGACCAGCTATGGATTGGTACAAAAG AGAGAACAGAAAAGTTACCCATGGGGTCCATTAAAAATGTGGTGAGTGAGCCTATTGAAGGACATGAGGATTATCACATGATG GCATTTCAGCTGGGCCCAACAGAAGCATCTTACTACTGGGTCTATTGGGTACCAACTCAATATGTTGATGCAATCAAAGACACGGTGCTGGGGAAATGGCAGTATTTTTGA
- the UBFD1 gene encoding ubiquitin domain-containing protein UBFD1 isoform X2 — translation MAAAASPSADGAEEPGMEAEELPLGCGGGGEGGAAAGRPPEAEERPDLSQASVSNGSDSESGKELVELKVIWNKNKYDVKFRLDSTGADLKQKIHSLTGLPPAMQKVMFKGLLPEEKTLREIKVTNGAKIMVVGSTINDVLAVNTPKEAAQQEVKAEENKKEPLCRQKQHRKVLDKGKPDDVMPSVKGVQERLPTVPLSGMYNKSGGKVRLTFKLEQDQLWIGTKVMYNCRNYGMCCCAEESVYRLEWCQEELKVLW, via the exons ATGGCTGCCGCCGCCTCTCCCTCCGCCGATG GTGCCGAGGAGCCGGGCATGGAGGCGGAGGAGCTGCCgctgggctgcggcggcggcggggagggcggcgcggcggcggggcggcctccGGAGGCGGAGGAGCGGCCGGACCTCTCGCAGGCGTCTGTCAGCAACGGCAGCGACTCGGAGAGCGGGAAGGAGCTGGTGGAGCTAAAGGTCATCTGGAACAAGAACAAGTACGACGTGAAGTTCCGCCTGGACAGTACCGGGGCCGACCTGAAACAGAAGATCCACTCGCTCACAG GCCTTCCACCTGCTATGCAGAAAGTTATGTTCAAGGGACTTCTACCAGAGGAGAAAACGTTACGAGAGATCAAAGTGACAAATGGTGCAAAGATAATGGTTGTTGGATCTACTATCAATGATGTTTTAGCAGTAAATACACCCAAAGAAGCTGCTCAACAGGAGGTCAaggctgaagaaaataaaaaggagccCCTTTGCAGACAAAAG CAACACAGAAAAGTATTGGATAAAGGCAAACCCGATGATGTGATGCCTTCTGTTAAAGGTGTTCAG GAGCGCCTGCCAACAGTGCCATTATCTGGCATGTACAACAAGTCAGGGGGGAAAGTAAGATTGACCTTTAAACTTGAGCAAGACCAGCTATGGATTGGTACAAAAG TGATGTACAACTGCAGAAACTATGGCATGTGTTGCTGTGCAGAGGAATCAGTTTACCGTCTTGAGTGGTGCCAGGAGGAGCTGAAAGTGCTGTGGTGA